AGGGCCATGGACATGTCAGGGCCGGGACGTCCAAATGGCTGTTGAAACACACCGATAGCTGTCGAAAAACCAGCGGTGTCCGCTTGCTACGACGGCCGCGGTGCGGCCTTTTGCAGTGCGCTCTCGGCGATGTTGCTCCCGTAGTCGGCCGTCCGGGACAACGAGTCGACGATGAGCCCGAGGCGATGGGCACGCTGTGGGTCGTCGAACTCGCGGATGAGATTGTCCACGTCACGGGCCTCTCGATCGACCTCTGGGATCCGGCTCCGGGCTTCGTTCGCGAGTTCGACCGCCTCGTCGGAGTCATCGGCCAGCAGCGCGTCCATCGCGGTCTCGGGGACGGAAACGGCGATTTCACGGAGTTCGTCGAGCGCTTGTGCCTCCTCTGATGGAACGTCGCCGATCTCGCTGGCGATCCCGGCAATCTTGTCGGCGTGGTCGGCGATCCGTTCGAGTTGCCTGGCAGCAGACTGATAGTCGAAAACCGTCTCCCGCGGGAACCCAATCTCGGTGGCGGTGGTCGGATCACGTAGCACCGTCCGAAACACCCGCGAGACCATGTACCACAAGCGGTCGACGTCGTCGTCGCGCTCCCTGACGTCCTGGGCGAGATCGGCGTCGTTCTCGACGAGGGCCATCACAGCGTCCTCGGTCATCGTCAGCGAGACCAACCGCATCCGCGTAATCGCGTTGTGGACCGACAACTCCGACGAATCGAGCAAGTCCTGCAAGACGACCCGCTCGCCGGTCTCCTCGATGACTTCCAGCCCGACCAGGCCCTGGGTCGCGTCCCGGACGATCCGGCGCTGGGCGGCAGTGATCCGCGCCGCTTCCAGTTCGATGATGTCGAACCCACTGACGTACATCGTCATGACCGCCCGTGTCAGTTCGGTCTCGGCCGTCAGCCCGCTCACGTCGAGGACCCCTCGGGTTCGCTCTTCCTCGTCCCTCGGCGAGAGCAACAGGAAATCCTCCTCAGAGTGGAATTCGACGATGCTGCCCGCACTGACCTCGTTCTCTGTCGCCCATCCTTTGGGAAGCGAGACGGTATACGTCGAGCCGCCCGTCACCTGGACCTTGCGGGTCTCCATATCACGACGTAAGCCGAAGGAGGAATATAAATC
The sequence above is drawn from the Halorhabdus sp. CBA1104 genome and encodes:
- a CDS encoding phosphate uptake regulator PhoU; its protein translation is METRKVQVTGGSTYTVSLPKGWATENEVSAGSIVEFHSEEDFLLLSPRDEEERTRGVLDVSGLTAETELTRAVMTMYVSGFDIIELEAARITAAQRRIVRDATQGLVGLEVIEETGERVVLQDLLDSSELSVHNAITRMRLVSLTMTEDAVMALVENDADLAQDVRERDDDVDRLWYMVSRVFRTVLRDPTTATEIGFPRETVFDYQSAARQLERIADHADKIAGIASEIGDVPSEEAQALDELREIAVSVPETAMDALLADDSDEAVELANEARSRIPEVDREARDVDNLIREFDDPQRAHRLGLIVDSLSRTADYGSNIAESALQKAAPRPS